From the genome of Candidatus Paceibacterota bacterium, one region includes:
- a CDS encoding SUMF1/EgtB/PvdO family nonheme iron enzyme, translated as MIFVPVPGTKVQFCVWETRVQDFEAFVKATSYDATNDVLSLADGGFVMAGHNWKNPGFEQGPTHPVVGVSWDDARSFCAWLTQKEHKAGTIQASQTYRLPTDAEWSCAMGLAREDGKTPEEKYRKASQERTRVSQVAKRKGESPSIPPGTYPWSANWPPPKDFGNYSQDLGADAYPFTAPTGAFPANTLGLYDLSGNVWEWCEDLYNEIGSWRVYRGGSFTRDTSASLASWGRAFGEPNERYVSRGFRVVLTSDL; from the coding sequence ATGATCTTCGTCCCCGTGCCCGGCACTAAAGTGCAGTTCTGCGTTTGGGAAACGCGCGTCCAGGACTTCGAGGCGTTCGTGAAGGCCACCAGCTACGATGCAACCAATGACGTGTTATCGCTAGCGGATGGCGGATTCGTTATGGCTGGCCACAACTGGAAGAATCCCGGTTTCGAGCAAGGTCCGACGCACCCGGTGGTGGGCGTTAGCTGGGACGACGCCAGGTCTTTTTGCGCCTGGCTCACGCAGAAAGAACACAAAGCAGGGACGATCCAGGCCAGCCAAACCTACCGTCTGCCGACCGACGCCGAGTGGAGCTGCGCCATGGGGCTCGCCAGGGAGGATGGAAAGACTCCCGAGGAAAAATACAGAAAGGCTTCGCAAGAGCGGACTCGTGTCAGTCAGGTAGCGAAAAGAAAGGGTGAAAGCCCTTCCATTCCGCCCGGGACCTATCCCTGGAGCGCAAACTGGCCGCCCCCCAAGGATTTCGGGAACTACTCTCAGGACCTCGGGGCGGATGCCTACCCCTTCACCGCGCCGACGGGCGCCTTCCCTGCCAACACGCTGGGGCTGTACGACCTCAGTGGTAATGTCTGGGAATGGTGCGAGGACCTCTACAACGAAATCGGCTCATGGCGGGTTTACCGTGGCGGGTCATTCACTCGAGACACGTCAGCGAGTCTTGCATCCTGGGGGCGAGCATTTGGCGAACCGAACGAAAGGTATGTGAGCCGTGGTTTCCGGGTTGTTCTAACCTCGGATCTCTGA
- a CDS encoding ArsR family transcriptional regulator, which translates to MRLATMNGGPVEDRILRPPAKPLSALEVEIIDLFVQFSHVLGQPKSVAEIYGLLFAAAQPLSMEQIMERLNMSKGSTSQGLRFLRNLGAVKLVYVAGQRAVHYEAVAQLRNLATRFLRDQILTHVDNSLDRIDHMAALVQDQPPAERELVRARVGMLQSWARKTRKVLPMVLKITGS; encoded by the coding sequence ATGCGCCTGGCCACTATGAATGGCGGTCCCGTCGAAGACCGCATCCTGCGACCACCAGCGAAGCCTCTGAGCGCGCTGGAAGTCGAGATCATTGACCTGTTCGTCCAGTTTTCCCACGTCTTGGGGCAGCCTAAGTCCGTGGCCGAAATCTATGGCCTGCTCTTCGCCGCCGCCCAACCGCTCTCGATGGAGCAGATCATGGAGCGCTTGAATATGAGTAAAGGCTCCACCAGCCAGGGCCTCCGGTTCCTGCGCAACCTGGGCGCGGTCAAGCTGGTCTATGTGGCCGGCCAGCGGGCGGTTCATTACGAGGCCGTGGCCCAGTTGCGCAACCTGGCCACGCGCTTCCTGCGGGACCAAATTCTGACGCACGTCGACAACAGCCTGGATCGCATAGACCACATGGCAGCCCTGGTCCAGGATCAGCCTCCCGCGGAGAGGGAATTGGTCCGCGCGCGCGTGGGCATGCTTCAAAGTTGGGCCAGAAAGACGCGCAAGGTCTTGCCAATGGTGTTGAAAATCACGGGCAGTTAA